A region of the Pseudomonas anguilliseptica genome:
CGACCAGCAGAACATCAAGAACATCAAGGATCTGGTGCGCTACGAGCCCGGCGTATCGGTCGGCGGCAGTGGTGATCGATTTGGCCTGTCCGGCTTCACCATTCGTGGCATAGGCGGCAACCGCGTACTGACTCAGGTAGATGGTATTGGTATGCCGGACGCCTTCTCCTTCGGCGGCTTCCTCAGCGCCAAACGCGATTACGTCGACCTCGACACCGTCAAACAGGTGGAAATCATTCGTGGCCCCGCCAGCTCGCTGTACGGCAGTGATGCGATTGGCGGTGCGGTGAGCTTCCTGACCAAGGATGCCGGCGACTATCTGGACGAAGACGATGACGCTTACGCCCGCCTGAAAACCGGCTATGACGGCAGCGATGACAGCTGGCAGCGCAGCGCCACCTTCGCCGCCCGCCTGGGCCAGGTCGACGGCTTGCTGCACCTGGGTCGACGCAGTGGCCAGGCCACCGACACCCACGGCGGCCAGGGGGGAATCGGCGCTACCCGCGAACAGGCCAACCCGCTGGATTACCGCACCGATAACCTGCTGAGCAAATTCGGCTGGGATTACAGCGACAGCGGTCGCCTGCAGCTGACCTACGAGCGTTATCAGGACGACACCGATACCCGCGTGCTGAGCAACTACAGCAACACTGCGACCATCCGTACCCAGGATGCCGAAGACCGCGTCGACCGTGAACGCTACTCCCTCGCCCATACCCAGCAACTCGATACCCTGCTGGTTGACCAGATTCATAGTCAGCTCAGCTACCAAGACAGCCAGACCCGTCAGCAAACCTTCGAGGACCGCGTGGTCGGCGGCCAGCCGCGCTACCGCACACGGGACTCGTACTACGAAGAAAAGCTCTGGGCGTTCAATACCAAGCTGGACAAGGCATTCAGCATCGGCAGCACACAACATGCGCTGGTTTATGGCCTGGACGTCAAACACCTGAAGAACGCGGATCTGCGCAAAGGCGGCGAGACCGTACTGGCCACCGGCGTGACCACACCAGTTCTGCCCACCAGCGACTTCCCCGATCCGACCACCAAGGAATACGCGCTGTTCGCTCAGGACAGCATCAGCATTGGCCGCTGGACCCTGTTACCGGGTTTGCGTTATGACCACTATGAGATGAGCCCGCACGTCACCGACAAGTACCTCAACAGCCAGGCAACGGATCGCAATCCGAGCGACTTCAAGGATTCGGCGTTGTCGCCCAAGTTTGGCGTGACCTACCAGCTCGACGACGCCCACAGCGTCTACGGTCAGTACGCTGCAGGCTTCCGCGCGCCACAGGCAATCGAGATCTTTGGCGAGTTCGCCAACCCCGGCATGTACCGCACCCTGGCCAATACCAACCTGAAGGCGGAAACCAGCGACAGCTTCGAGCTGGGCTTGCGCGGCCAGTACGCCCTCGGCAGCTTTGGTGCAGCGCTGTTCTACAACCAGTACGACGACTTTATTGAGCAGATCAGCCACCCCTCCAGCGTGCCGGGTTTCCCCTTCGGCGAGTTCCAATACGTCAACCGTGATCGCGTGACCATTCGCGGTGCGGAAGCCAAAGGTGAGCTGTTCCTCGACCAACTGGGTCTTCCTGCTGGCTGGAAGCCCGTGGCAGCGTGGCTTATGCCCGCGGCAAGGATGAAGGCACAGGCCAGCCGATCAACAGTGTCGACCCACTCAAAGGTGTGTTCGGCCTGGGCTACAGCGAGCCGAGCGGCAAGTTTGGTGGCGAGCTGAGCTGGACCCTGGTGGCGGCGAAAACCCGCGTCGACATGACCCAAACCGCCAATCACGTCGAGACATCGGGTTATGGCGTACTCGACCTCAACGGCTGGTGGCAGATGACTGATGCCTTCGCTGTGAATGCCGGCCTGTTCAACCTGACCGACAAAGAGTACTGGCAGTGGGGTGATGTACGCGGCCTGACTGAAAATAGCCCAAGCCTGGGCCGCTTCAGCCAGCCGGGCCGCCACGCCGCCGTCAATCTGGTCTGGGAAATCTGACCCGGCAACATATCTACCGCGCTATTAACTAGCCGCAAAAAAGCGTTCCACTTGGCGCAAGGATGCGCCCTCCTCTTTCACTTCCCCGCCAGGGCGGCATAATACCGGCCTGTCGGGGAGGTTGCTATGTTGCGTTTATGTGCACAGGATGAAGTGGCCGAAGGCCAGAGCCGGGGCTTCGAAGTTGCAGGTGAGAAGCTGTTTGCCGTGCGCAAGGACGGCCAGCTGTATGCCTATCGCAATCGCTGCCCGCACCGTGGCATCCCGCTGGAATGGCTACCCGACCAATTTCTCGATCACAGCGCCAGCCTGATCCAATGCGCCACCCACGGCGCACTGTTTCTGATCGAATCCGGCGAATGCGTCGCCGGCCCCTGCGCCGGGCAGTCGCTGCAAGAGCTTGCCATCCACGAAGATGAACAGGGCATCTGGGTTGATCTAAACGAAGCCTAAGAACCTGTTTACGATCTCGCGAGCTAGAGCCATACAAGGCAAAAGCAGGCGAGGACGCGGAGTTTACTGGCTGTAAATGAGCATCCGAGCCTGCTTTTAACGCCGTAGGGCCGACGCGCAGCAGATCGTAAATAGGTTCTAAAGCCCTGCGGTCTGCAGGCGCTGAGCATGCTCAACAAACAACTTGACCGGTTCAGCACCCTTGCCGACCAGGCCGAAGGTCTGATTGATGATGTCGAAGTGATCCAGCGGGTACTGATCACCGATCACCGTTCCCAGGTGCGAGCTGTAGCGGCCGACCATGCCATCGCACTGGCCAACTTCGCGCTGAAAGGTTTTGGCAAACAGTCGGCAGGCGACATTCGGCCCGTCGAAGCGGTTGCCGCCTTTATTGGTGATACCTGGCTGAATGGTGCCGGACCAGGAGTAGTAGCGCACGCCATTGACCTCAGCCGCGCCTTCGCCCCCCCAGACTTCAGGCAAGCCCTGCGGATACTGCGCATTGAACGCTGCCACGCCCTCGCTGGTCAGCGACTGCTGCGCCGCCGCCACATCGATCGGCAGTGGTTCGCCTTTATAACCACGCTCCAGCCACGCCATACAACGCGCCACGCCGCGTAATAAAGCACTCAACACGCGCTCACGCAGGCTGCCATGCGAGGCTTTGCGCTTGAGAAAATCCGCCAATTCCGAACCATGATTCGGCCCGGCTACCGAGGTCACGGACGCCACCCACTCGGATTTTAGCGCGGCCGCATAGCGCGCCGTCAGCGCGCCCTGGCTATGAGCGATCAGATGGACCTTTTCTGCGCCAGTCTGCTGCAACACATCGGCGATACGCAGCAACAGTTGCTCGCCGCGCACCTCAGTGGAGTGCACCGAAGACACCAGTACCGGGAAGACTGTTGCACCGAGGCGGCGCAGCGCCGTGACGATGCCGTACCAGTAGGGGTAACCGAGCAGGCTGATAAAACCGAGTAAACCTGGCACCAGGACCAGGGGATAACGGGGTGCAGAAGATGTCGACATAGCAAACCATCCTTGTGTCATACCGCCAAGAAAGAAAGTGCTGAACCACGAAGTATGCCAATACAGTTCGTGGGAAAACTGAGCCGCCTGGCATATAGTCCCGGCTTCTCTTTGCGCTGCCATGACCATGCATACCATCGAACGGATTTACCCGAAGGATCTCAACCCGCAGAACCCGGATGACCAGGCCAGCCAGCATATTCACATGCAGCGCTATGAGTTCGCCGCCGAGCACCTCAGCGGCCAGCGCGTGCTGGATATGGCCTGTGGCTGCGGCTATGGCACCGCCCTGCTGGCCGAGCGC
Encoded here:
- a CDS encoding Rieske (2Fe-2S) protein; amino-acid sequence: MLRLCAQDEVAEGQSRGFEVAGEKLFAVRKDGQLYAYRNRCPHRGIPLEWLPDQFLDHSASLIQCATHGALFLIESGECVAGPCAGQSLQELAIHEDEQGIWVDLNEA
- a CDS encoding TonB-dependent hemoglobin/transferrin/lactoferrin family receptor; translated protein: MHRSPPFARRPWLALLLLSPSLALGAEQAPNQFDTVTVTATRTEQTLDQVPSTVSVQTERQIDQQNIKNIKDLVRYEPGVSVGGSGDRFGLSGFTIRGIGGNRVLTQVDGIGMPDAFSFGGFLSAKRDYVDLDTVKQVEIIRGPASSLYGSDAIGGAVSFLTKDAGDYLDEDDDAYARLKTGYDGSDDSWQRSATFAARLGQVDGLLHLGRRSGQATDTHGGQGGIGATREQANPLDYRTDNLLSKFGWDYSDSGRLQLTYERYQDDTDTRVLSNYSNTATIRTQDAEDRVDRERYSLAHTQQLDTLLVDQIHSQLSYQDSQTRQQTFEDRVVGGQPRYRTRDSYYEEKLWAFNTKLDKAFSIGSTQHALVYGLDVKHLKNADLRKGGETVLATGVTTPVLPTSDFPDPTTKEYALFAQDSISIGRWTLLPGLRYDHYEMSPHVTDKYLNSQATDRNPSDFKDSALSPKFGVTYQLDDAHSVYGQYAAGFRAPQAIEIFGEFANPGMYRTLANTNLKAETSDSFELGLRGQYALGSFGAALFYNQYDDFIEQISHPSSVPGFPFGEFQYVNRDRVTIRGAEAKGELFLDQLGLPAGWKPVAAWLMPAARMKAQASRSTVSTHSKVCSAWATASRAASLVAS
- a CDS encoding esterase/lipase family protein codes for the protein MSTSSAPRYPLVLVPGLLGFISLLGYPYWYGIVTALRRLGATVFPVLVSSVHSTEVRGEQLLLRIADVLQQTGAEKVHLIAHSQGALTARYAAALKSEWVASVTSVAGPNHGSELADFLKRKASHGSLRERVLSALLRGVARCMAWLERGYKGEPLPIDVAAAQQSLTSEGVAAFNAQYPQGLPEVWGGEGAAEVNGVRYYSWSGTIQPGITNKGGNRFDGPNVACRLFAKTFQREVGQCDGMVGRYSSHLGTVIGDQYPLDHFDIINQTFGLVGKGAEPVKLFVEHAQRLQTAGL